A window of the Tunturibacter empetritectus genome harbors these coding sequences:
- a CDS encoding glycosyltransferase family 4 protein, translating to MRIVQTVFGVFHHFELARQLNRRGHLQRIYSTWPWTRLKREGLPRELVETFPWVHTPEILMQRFGIHHPYLMDQISYANSLSFDEWTLRRTRAAATPNTTPDAVIAISGSSLKTGSEIQSRGGRLICDRGSSHQRYQETIVSDEYQRWNVTRPVTDIRDILREEKIYAISDAITVPSSFAARSFIEMGLPAEKIHVIPYGVRLENFTRTGEPPDSNDRFEVLFAGSVTLRKGVPYLLEAFAKLRHPAKRLRLAGSIHPDMKTVLDRLPQQQVEFLGPLPQEQLATVMSTSHVMVLPSIEEGLALVQGQALACGCPVLCSTNTGGEDLFTNGVEGFVVPVRDAAALTQRMQQLADDPGLQSQMSEAALRRVQLLGGWDDYGDRWESLLKRLTAKDIPHKPAHQTPPPTK from the coding sequence ATGCGAATTGTTCAGACGGTCTTCGGTGTCTTCCATCACTTTGAACTAGCCCGCCAGCTTAACCGCCGAGGCCATCTCCAGCGCATCTACTCGACCTGGCCCTGGACGCGCCTCAAGCGCGAAGGCCTTCCCCGCGAACTGGTCGAGACCTTCCCTTGGGTCCACACCCCCGAAATTCTCATGCAACGCTTTGGCATTCACCATCCATATCTAATGGATCAAATAAGTTATGCAAACTCACTCTCCTTCGATGAGTGGACCCTCCGGCGCACCCGCGCCGCCGCAACCCCAAACACAACCCCGGACGCTGTCATCGCCATCTCCGGCTCAAGCCTCAAAACCGGCAGCGAGATCCAGTCCCGCGGTGGCCGCCTCATCTGCGACCGGGGCTCCTCCCATCAGCGCTATCAGGAGACCATCGTCTCCGACGAGTACCAGCGCTGGAATGTGACCCGTCCCGTCACCGACATTCGCGACATCCTCCGCGAAGAAAAGATCTACGCTATCTCGGACGCCATCACCGTCCCCTCAAGCTTCGCCGCCCGTTCCTTCATCGAAATGGGCCTGCCAGCTGAAAAGATTCACGTCATCCCCTACGGCGTTCGCCTCGAAAACTTCACCCGCACCGGCGAGCCTCCCGATTCCAACGACCGCTTCGAGGTCCTCTTCGCCGGCTCCGTCACCCTACGCAAGGGAGTTCCCTACCTCCTCGAAGCTTTCGCCAAACTCCGGCATCCCGCAAAGCGCCTGCGCCTCGCCGGGTCCATCCACCCCGACATGAAGACCGTCCTCGATCGCCTTCCTCAGCAGCAAGTCGAGTTCCTCGGTCCACTCCCGCAGGAGCAGCTCGCCACCGTCATGAGCACCAGCCACGTCATGGTTCTCCCCAGCATCGAAGAGGGTTTGGCGCTGGTCCAGGGTCAAGCCCTCGCCTGCGGCTGCCCTGTTCTTTGCTCCACCAACACCGGCGGCGAAGACCTCTTCACCAACGGCGTAGAAGGCTTCGTAGTCCCAGTTCGCGACGCAGCCGCCCTCACCCAGCGCATGCAGCAACTCGCCGACGACCCCGGCCTCCAATCGCAGATGAGCGAAGCCGCCCTCCGCCGCGTCCAGCTACTAGGAGGCTGGGACGACTACGGCGACCGCTGGGAGTCTCTTCTAAAACGTCTGACAGCGAAAGATATACCGCACAAACCGGCCCATCAAACCCCACCCCCGACAAAGTGA
- the thiS gene encoding sulfur carrier protein ThiS has product MALTVILNGQSRSFDALEEAASLEQLVVELGLKSDRVAIEHNGEIAARSNWAQTALRAGDRLEVVHFVGGGV; this is encoded by the coding sequence ATGGCACTTACGGTGATCTTGAACGGCCAGTCCCGCAGCTTTGACGCGCTTGAAGAAGCTGCCAGCCTTGAACAACTTGTCGTGGAGCTGGGATTGAAGAGCGACCGCGTGGCGATAGAACACAATGGGGAGATTGCTGCTCGCTCGAACTGGGCACAGACGGCGCTGCGCGCAGGGGACCGGCTGGAGGTGGTTCACTTTGTCGGGGGTGGGGTTTGA